In Fragaria vesca subsp. vesca unplaced genomic scaffold, FraVesHawaii_1.0 scf0513160_u, whole genome shotgun sequence, a single window of DNA contains:
- the LOC101292180 gene encoding vinorine synthase-like, with protein sequence MGIMKFEAEVISKHIIKPASPTPDHLRHYQFSFLDQISPPVYNPLLLFYEFNAKTQPNITEISNHLKTSLAKVLSLYYPLAGRFKDNQHVDCNDNGVPYLEAQVNCKLSDVLNNPIPGELNKLMPFELDDVASKYPLGVQLNVFQCGGFAIAQCLTHKLADGLSYFTFSKTWAATAGGEPKIAQPQFISATLFPPKNLSGYDARTGITRNKVTKRFVFSAINIEELRKVQANKASAHPSRVEALSSFILSRFVEATKDIGSAEKFYRVVHAVNLRPRFEPPLPHHSFGNLYRVAMTAPLQISSGEPYHGIREEISKIDNAYVRKLQKGDEHLSSIKTYAKSFAKGEQVTISFSSYCRFPLYDNDFGWGRPTWVGSPALTFKNLVNFMDTREGGGIEAYISLEEEVMTKFESDVELLAYMSSSAVLNQAT encoded by the coding sequence ATGGGTATAATGAAGTTTGAAGCCGAAGTGATCTCCAAGCATATTATCAAGCCTGCTTCTCCAACCCCTGACCATCTTCGCCATTACCAGTTCTCTTTTCTTGATCAAATATCTCCCCCGGTCTATAACCCTTTGCTTCTCTTTTATGAATTCAATGCCaaaactcaacccaacatcactGAAATATCCAACCACCTGAAGACCTCCTTAGCCAAAGTCCTTAGCCTCTACTACCCACTAGCCGGACGATTCAAAGACAACCAACATGTGGATTGCAATGACAATGGTGTACCCTACCTTGAAGCTCAAGTCAACTGCAAACTTTCTGATGTTCTCAACAATCCAATCCCTGGAGAACTCAACAAGCTCATGCCATTTGAGCTCGACGATGTGGCAAGCAAATATCCCCTTGGCGTCCAGCTCAACGTGTTTCAATGTGGTGGTTTTGCTATTGCTCAATGCCTTACTCATAAGCTCGCAGATGGGTTGTCATACTTCACGTTCAGCAAAACTTGGGCCGCCACCGCCGGTGGCGAACCTAAAATAGCGCAGCCGCAGTTCATTTCCGCCACACTATTCCCTCCCAAAAATTTAAGCGGATACGATGCGCGCACCGGCATCACCAgaaacaaagtaacaaaaagaTTTGTGTTTAGTGCCATTAACATAGAGGAGCTCAGAAAAGTTCAGGCGAATAAGGCATCAGCACACCCTTCGCGTGTTGAGGCCTTATCGTCTTTCATCTTAAGCCGATTTGTGGAGGCTACCAAAGACATTGGATCGGCTGAAAAGTTTTACAGGGTGGTTCATGCTGTGAACTTGCGGCCAAGGTTCGAACCACCACTGCCACACCATTCTTTTGGGAACCTTTACCGAGTTGCCATGACAGCTCCGTTACAAATAAGTTCCGGGGAACCATATCACGGTATACGTGAAGAGATAAGCAAGATCGACAATGCATACGTGAGAAAACTACAGAAAGGTGATGAGCATTTGAGCTCCATCAAGACGTATGCTAAGAGTTTTGCTAAAGGCGAGCAGGTTACAATCAGCTTCAGTAGTTATTGTAGGTTTCCTCTGTATGATAACGATTTTGGTTGGGGGAGGCCTACGTGGGTGGGATCGCCGGCACTGACGTTCAAGAACCTAGTGAACTTCATGGACACCAGAGAGGGTGGTGGAATTGAGGCGTATATTAGCTTGGAGGAGGAAGTCATGACAAAGTTTGAGAGCGATGTAGAGCTCTTAGCTTATATGTCTTCGAGTGCGGTGCTGAACCAAGCAACGTAG
- the LOC101290723 gene encoding vinorine synthase-like: MTTLEVEVISKEIIKPSSPTPDHLRHYRYSFLDQTSLPQIYSSMVLFFQFNGQTQPNITEISNHLKTSLAEVLTLYYPLAGRAHDNLYIDCNDKGVPFLVAHVNNCKLSDMLRDPIPDELTKLVAFELDDVDNKIPFGVQLNVFECGGFAIGQCISHKIADGLSMLMFSRAWAATARRAHGDQEAEILRPEFISATLFPTKLFTQTCIGVAKNKLVTKRFVFDASNIEYLRARYVGTTMKRPSRVEALSAFIWSRFVAISKDDGIHEKFHSVIHVVNLRPRFDPPLPLHSFGNLISFACSTPSLLNTREECYGLARQVREAICKIDKGYIKKLQGGADHDNMTSSDGGEKVTSFFTGLCKFPLYDNDFGWGKPSWVYVRLPGLNFNNLVIFIETKDNNGIEAYITSAEEVLTKLQRDTEFLQRVYPSWICSSPSLNHQPSPFAELQCRNRLNLIKKPSVLTFKKKKPSVLTKPVTWGAGSVRLFGLAVRVLKMK; the protein is encoded by the coding sequence ATGACGACGCTTGAAGTGGAAGTAATCTCCAAGGAGATTATCAAACCATCTTCTCCGACCCCTGACCATCTTCGCCATTACCGGTACTCCTTTCTCGATCAAACCTCACTTCCCCAGATCTATAGCTCTATGGTTCTCTTCTTCCAATTCAACGGCCAGACACAACCCAACATCACTGAGATATCCAACCATCTGAAGACGTCGTTAGCCGAGGTCTTAACACTCTATTATCCCCTAGCAGGACGAGCTCATGACAACCTCTATATAGACTGCAACGACAAAGGTGTTCCCTTCCTTGTAGCTCATGTCAACAACTGCAAACTCTCCGACATGCTCCGCGATCCTATTCCCGACGAACTCACTAAGCTGGTAGCGTTTGAGCTTGACGACGTTGATAACAAGATCCCCTTTGGTGTGCAGCTCAACGTCTTTGAATGTGGAGGGTTCGCTATAGGTCAATGCATTTCTCACAAGATTGCAGATGGGTTATCTATGCTCATGTTCAGTAGAGCTTGGGCAGCCACTGCGCGACGAGCCCACGGAGATCAAGAAGCCGAAATACTCCGTCCAGAATTCATTTCCGCCACGCTTTTCCCAACCAAGTTGTTTACACAGACATGCATTGGCGTCGCGAAGAATAAACTAGTGACAAAGAGGTTTGTGTTTGATGCGTCTAACATAGAGTACCTCAGAGCAAGATATGTGGGCACTACGATGAAGCGCCCATCACGCGTTGAAGCCCTTTCGGCTTTCATATGGAGCAGATTTGTAGCCATTTCCAAGGATGATGGCATTCATGAGAAGTTTCACAGCGTCATCCATGTTGTGAACCTTCGTCCCAGGTTTGATCCACCTCTGCCGCTACACTCATTTGGAAATCTGATCAGTTTTGCATGTTCAACTCCTTCGTTGTTGAATACTAGAGAAGAATGCTACGGCCTAGCAAGGCAGGTTCGAGAAGCAATATGCAAGATCGATAAGGGCTACATCAAAAAGCTTCAAGGGGGTGCTGATCATGATAACATGACCAGTAGTGATGGAGGAGAGAAGGTTACATCTTTCTTTACTGGTTTGTGCAAATTTCCTTTATATGATAACGATTTTGGTTGGGGAAAACCATCATGGGTGTACGTGAGGTTGCCAGGACTCAACTTCAACAACCTAGTGATTTTTATTGAGACCAAAGACAACAATGGAATTGAGGCATACATTACATCGGCCGAGGAAGTCTTGACTAAACTGCAAAGAGACACCGAGTTCCTCCAACGAGTGTACCCGAGTTGGATTTGTTCTAGTCCGAGCTTAAACCATCAACCAAGCCCATTTGCAGAACTCCAGTGCCGAAACCGGCTGAATTTGATCAAGAAACCAAGTGTCcttactttcaaaaaaaagaaaccaagtgTCCTAACCAAACCAGTGACATGGGGAGCAGGTTCAGTTAGATTATTTGGTTTAGCTGTCAGAgttttaaaaatgaaatag
- the LOC101291015 gene encoding ornithine decarboxylase-like, producing MEALLESLLSAPDQFLSSNGLKIDECFSEKIISTIKNHQSEEAFYMLDLGVVANLMDTWKRNLPMVQPFYAVKCNTHPDLLATMVAHGSSFDCASRSEIESILALGVSPDHIIYANPCKASSHIKYAAKVGVNLTTVDSLDEIEKIRKLHPKGSLLIRIKAPDESGSRWPMSSKYGALPEEVPQLLQAAQTAGLKVSGVAFHIGSKSRNSQAYKTAIQAAKAVFQEADRLCMPPMHVLNIGGGFVSDALCFEAAAEAVKTAVHRYFSEEERRSLTVIAEPGRFFAETAFTLATNIIGKRVRGEVRHYWLNEGFHGSMMRVDRAALVRSCISLKCMSNNNGNDNEKNPGMMVMHDGGARTFSSIVFGPTCDPIDKVSEGHQLPELEVNDWLVFRNMGAYTLSCSNNFNGFSSAKITYLTN from the coding sequence ATGGAGGCCTTGCTCGAATCTCTACTAAGTGCACCGGATCAGTTCTTGAGCAGTAACGGATTGAAGATTGATGAATGTTTCTCTGAGAAGATCATTTCGACAATCAAGAATCATCAAAGTGAGGAAGCATTTTACATGCTggatttgggtgttgtcgCAAACCTCATGGATACCTGGAAACGAAATCTTCCAATGGTCCAACCCTTCTACGCTGTTAAGTGCAATACACATCCGGATCTCCTCGCCACCATGGTGGCTCATGGCTCCAGTTTCGACTGTGCAAGTCGGTCCGAGATTGAATCCATTTTGGCTCTGGGGGTTTCTCCGGATCACATTATCTATGCTAATCCCTGTAAAGCTAGCTCTCACATCAAGTACGCTGCTAAAGTTGGCGTTAACCTAACCACTGTCGACTCACTGGATGAGATTGAGAAGATCCGGAAATTGCACCCAAAAGGTTCTTTACTGATCCGCATTAAAGCTCCGGACGAGAGTGGGAGCAGGTGGCCAATGAGTTCCAAGTACGGTGCTCTTCCCGAAGAAGTACCTCAACTCCTCCAAGCCGCTCAAACTGCAGGACTCAAAGTTTCCGGGGTGGCATTTCACATAGGGAGCAAATCCCGCAATTCTCAGGCATACAAAACAGCCATACAGGCAGCTAAGGCGGTTTTTCAAGAGGCGGATAGGCTCTGCATGCCTCCCATGCATGTGTTGAATATTGGCGGTGGCTTCGTCTCCGATGCATTGTGCTTTGAAGCTGCGGCAGAAGCCGTGAAAACTGCCGTGCACAGGTATTTTTCAGAAGAGGAGCGACGCAGCTTAACTGTGATTGCCGAGCCCGGTCGGTTCTTTGCAGAGACGGCTTTCACGCTTGCCACCAATATCATCGGGAAGCGAGTGAGAGGGGAGGTCAGACATTACTGGCTCAACGAAGGGTTCCATGGCTCCATGATGCGTGTGGATCGCGCTGCGCTAGTTCGATCCTGCATTTCTCTTAAATGCATGTCCAATAACAATGGTAACGACAATGAGAAGAACCCAGGCATGATGGTAATGCATGACGGTGGTGCTCGCACTTTCAGTTCGATTGTGTTTGGTCCGACGTGCGATCCGATTGACAAGGTGTCGGAGGGTCACCAATTACCTGAACTAGAGGTGAATGATTGGTTGGTGTTTCGGAATATGGGTGCTTATACCTTATCGTGTAGCAACAACTTCAATGGTTTTAGCTCAGCCAAGATCACCTACCTTACTAACTGA